One part of the Solea solea chromosome 1, fSolSol10.1, whole genome shotgun sequence genome encodes these proteins:
- the LOC131456020 gene encoding protein zyg-11 homolog, which yields MDAEGPQALCNLCLAQVCHSLDLLCSRRADGSMSLNRAPHLPQEVAEQLLHKMATTGILNDTTVGIFRNCKELRLCRASIRYCPVSAEAFHLALCPHRLQDLDASWVPGCITGADIVSGLASNVECRASLQRLTLSGLHLDWEMLEENDGVRVGFSSLRGLKTLNLANTDLTDAALEDICTLPQLEALDISCTAVSQLEALLQCKNTLRSLNAHRLQQLDMSPDRMLFVLSQLHALRHLDLSHDHFAGDERDEDETVQQLLEGSPQVLPHLISLDISGRKRVTEAALRVFVEARSELVFLGLLATRVCSSEALSSRKNLKVTGEANEKQVCEALRRYRDRECFTREALIHLHNLTTDIDKPRPDMLKLVLSGMRSHPSSLHVHLVATACVFNLTTRDMAEAMPVSLITATVAQLLYAMKTFPSHWQVQKNCLLALCSDYILQDVPFDKYSAATLVINWLSNHEDLTLQRMAVAVISILVAKLSTEQIAQLSKDILIMKQLLSIVQQRAMVGVVDSTLKFALTALWNLTDEMPSAAHNFIQCQGLELYAEVLETYHAEPSIQQKLLGLLNNIAEVEELQADLLDEELLEHVLTLLLDSHVEVGVRYFAGGILAQVASRPEAWTLDKELHDTILKQLHTSIMTWTPLEREMVSYRSFRPFCPLLQTRQAPGVQLWAVWAIHLVCSQNKSHYSSMLEEEGVTELLKALVAHPDTHSDIKGLSESVLRMVEQHQSHSGAFNNQTEP from the exons atg GATGCTGAGGGCCCCCAGGCCTTGTGCAACCTCTGTCTGGCtcaggtgtgccacagcctggACTTACTGTGCAGCAGGCGAGCAGATGGATCCATGAGCCTCAACCGGGCTCCACACTTACCACAGGAGGTAGCTGAACAGCTGCTCCATAAAATGGCGACTACAG GAATCCTGAATGACACAACTGTTGGCATTTTCCGAAACTGCAAAGAGCTCCGTCTGTGTCGAGCCTCCATCCGCTACTGTCCAGTGTCTGCGGAAGCTTTCCACTTGGCCCTCTGTCCTCATCGCCTGCAGGACCTAGACGCCTCCTGGGTCCCTGGGTGCATCACTGGGGCTGATATTGTCTCAGGACTGGCCTCAAACGTGGAGTGCCGGGCCAGCCTGCAGAGGTTGACCCTCAGTGGTCTACATTTGGACTGGGAGATGCTGGAGGAAAACGATGGTGTCCGTGTTGGCTTCAGCTCTCTGCGGGGTCTGAAGACGTTAAACTTAGCCAACACAGACTTGACTGATGCTGCCCTTGAAGATATCTGCACTCTCCCTCAGCTGGAGGCTCTGGATATCTCCTGCACTGCTGTTTCCCAGCTGGAGGCTCTCCTCCAATGCAAGAACACCCTGAGGTCTTTAAACGCACACCGGCTGCAGCAGCTGGATATGTCACCTGACAGGATGCTCTTTGTCCTCAGCCAGCTTCATGCTCTTAGGCATCTGGACTTATCACATGACCACTTTGCTGGGGATGAGAGAGATGAGGATGAGACGGTGCAGCAGCTTCTGGAGGGGAGTCCTCAGGTTCTCCCTCACCTCATTTCTCTTGATATCTCTGGCAGAAAAAGAGTCACTGAAGCAGCATTGCGAGTGTTTGTGGAGGCCAGGAGTGAGCTGGTCTTTCTGGGTCTACTAGCCACCAGGGTTTGCTCCAGCGAGGCGCTCTCATCACGGAAAAATCTCAAA GTGACCGGAGAGGCTAATGAGAAACAGGTGTGTGAGGCCCTGAGAAGGTACAGAGACAGGGAGTGTTTCACACGAGAGGCCCTCATCCATCTCCACAATCTAACCACAGACATCGACAAACCACGGCCGGATATGCTAAAG CTGGTGCTGAGTGGGATGCGGAGCCACCCCTCCTCCCTGCACGTCCACCTGGTGGCCACTGCGTGTGTGTTCAACCTGACCACTCGTGACATGGCGGAGGCCATGCCCGTCAGCTTGATCACCGCCACTGTCGCCCAACTTCTGTATGCTATGAAGACCTTCCCCAGCCACTGGCAG GTGCAGAAAAACTGTCTGCTGGCTCTCTGCAGCGACTACATCCTTCAGGATGTCCCCTTCGACAA GTATTCAGCAGCCACCCTGGTTATTAACTGGCTGAGCAACCATGAGGACTTGACTCTTCAGAGGATGGCCGTTGCTGTCATCTCCATTCTGGTGGCCAAG TTGTCGACGGAGCAGATTGCACAGCTCAGCAAGGACATCTTAATTATGAAG CAGCTGCTGTCTATCGTGCAGCAGAGGGCCATGGTGGGAGTGGTGGACTCCACTCTGAAGTTTGCCCTCACCGCTCTGTGGAACCTGACTGATGAGATGCCCTCTGCGGCCCACAACTTCATTCAGTGCCAGGGCCTGGAGCTGTACGCTGAGGTTCTGGAG ACGTACCACGCTGAGCCTTCTATTCAACAGAAACTTCTTGGCCTcctg AACAACATAGCCGaggtggaggagctgcaggCCGACCTGTTGGACGAGGAGCTGCTGGAACACGTCCTCACGCTCCTGCTGGATTCCCACGTGGAGGTTGGCGTCCGTTACTTTGCCGGAGGGATTCTGGCACAAGTCGCCTCCAGACCAGAGGCCTGGACCCTGGACAAGGAGCTCCACGATACCATCCTGAAGCAGCTG CACACGTCCATAATGACATGGACCCCACTGGAAAGAGAAATGGTGTCttacag GTCGTTCCGTCCATTCTGCCCTCTGCTCCAGACGCGCCAGGCCCCGGGGGTGCAGCTGTGGGCTGTGTGGGCCATACATCTGGTCTGCAGTCAAAACA AATCACATTACAGCAGCATGTTGGAGGAGGAAGGCGTGACTGAACTCCTGAAGGCTTTAGTCGCACATCCGGACACGCACAGCGACATTAAGGGACTGTCGGAGAGCGTCCTGCGAATGGTAGAGCAACACCAGAGTCACTCTGGGGCCTTCAACAACCAGACGGAGCCTTGA
- the angptl1b gene encoding angiopoietin-related protein 1b, protein MGPGTWNLFALLCLALWSNSYAVTKNPILSRIRRAPEANEENKKCSYTFLVPEQKITGPICAARGYSTDKDRVTRLEVAAVRDLLSKQRREMETLKLVVDVDGNLVNEMKLLRKESRNMNSRVTQLYMQLLHEIIRKRDNSLELAQLETRILNATSESLRLASRYRELEGKYATLSAVVNNQSVLIGALEERCMQVYSRRHEHSPQGPPLVQVVPENIPVNVPRFTNEIQRDNGRGFARERGSRSGPSPTSVTLEAQKPPQRNFSTEGPFRDCLEAQEAGHITSGMYLIRPDEAERPVQVWCEQDIDNGGWTIIQSRRDGSVNFFRNWENYKSGFGNIDGEYWLGLQSIYGLGRQGDYKLLVELEDWMGKKVYAQYSSFHLEPPSEDYRLRLGTYQGNAGDSLSSHNGKQFTTLDRDKDAFSGNCAHFHKGGWWYNACGQANLNGVWYNGGVYRSKFQDGIFWADYGGGFYSMKSVRMMIRPID, encoded by the exons ATGGGACCTGGAACATGGAACTTATTTGCTCTGCTTTGCTTGGCCCTCTGGAGCAACAGCTATGCCGTCACCAAGAACCCCATTCTCTCAAGGATACGAAGGGCTCCAGAggcaaatgaagaaaacaaaaagtgctCTTATACCTTTCTGGTCCCCGAACAGAAGATCACAGGCCCCATTTGTGCTGCTCGGGGTTATTCCACTGATAAAGACAGAGTAACGCGGCTGGAGGTCGCTGCAGTGCGCGACCTTCTGTCAAAGCAGCGTCGGGAGATGGAGACTTTGAAACTGGTGGTGGATGTGGATGGTAACTTGGTTAATGAGATGAAGTTATTGAGGAAAGAGAGCAGGAACATGAACTCCAGGGTGACCCAGCTCTACATGCAGCTGCTGCATGAGATCATCAGGAAGAGGGATAACTCACTGGAGCTCGCGCAGCTGGAAACACGCATCCTCAACGCCACCTCTGAGTCACTACGTCTGGCCTCCAGGTACAGAGAACTGGAGGGCAAATATGCCACGCTGTCTGCAGTGGTGAACAACCAGTCTGTGCTGATCGGAGCACTGGAAGAGCGCTGCATGCAGGTGTACAGCCGTAGACATGAGCACTCACCACAGGGACCCCCACTGGTGCAGGTGGTGCCTGAAAACATTCCTGTCAATGTGCCACGCTTCACCAATGAGATCCAGAGAGACAACGGTCGAGGCTTTGCCAGGGAGAGGGGCTCTCGCTCTGGGCCGTCACCCACAAGTGTGACCCTGGAGGCCCAGAAACCTCCTCAGAGAAACTTCAGCACTGAAG GTCCGTTTAGAGACTGTCTGGAGGCGCAGGAAGCCGGTCACATCACCAGCGGCATGTACCTGATCCGACCGGATGAAGCAGAGAGACCAGTGCAGGTGTGGTGTGAACAGGATATAGACAATGGAGGCTGGACTATCATCCAGAGCAGAAGAGACGGATCTGTTAACTTCTTCAGGAACTGGGAAAATTACAAG AGCGGCTTTGGTAACATAGATGGGGAGTACTGGCTTGGACTGCAAAGCATCTACGGTTTGGGGAGGCAGGGCGACTACAAGCTGCTGGTGGAGCTGGAGGACTGGATGGGCAAAAAGGTCTACGCTCAGTACAGCAGCTTCCACCTGGAGCCACCCAGCGAGGACTACCGCCTGCGACTGGGCACCTACCAGGGCAACGCCGGGGACTCGCTCAGCAGCCACAACGGCAAACAGTTCACTACTCTGGATCGAGACAAGGATGCCTTCTCAG GTAACTGTGCCCATTTCCATAAAGGAGGCTGGTGGTACAATGCTTGCGGCCAAGCCAATCTCAACGGTGTTTGGTACAACGGGGGTGTTTACCGCAGCAAGTTCCAAGACGGGATCTTCTGGGCAGACTACGGCGGAGGCTTCTACTCCATGAAATCTGTCCGCATGATGATCAGGCCCATAGACTGA